From Arcticibacter tournemirensis, one genomic window encodes:
- a CDS encoding ABC transporter permease translates to MIRNYLKIAFRNLWRHKGFSFINILGLAVGMTAFFLIFLYVSMELSYDNFHKKADRIYRIISDIKTPTEILKASGPSWAVPPHLKLDFPEIESFVRISNASLLVRKDNIKFQEDNSLFADSAFFQVFDFKLIKGDGRTALSNQLSIVLTETTARKYFGNSDPLGQTLLLTGDAHPAKVTGVMKDIPENSQIKADMLVSMSTLTENFNRGLDDQWGNYGASAYILLKPGTDAKALERKFPAFMERRNGKEARENKMSATLFLEPLPDVYLRSTRNGSKTGNITNVYIFSIIGIFILLIACINFINLSTARSVERAKEVGIRKVVGAAKTQLSRQFIGESLIVCLIAFVISVLLSATLRPLFNQLAGKTVSEGIFGSGSQLLILFLCSIVMGLLAGIYPALVLASFRPVSVLKGRFASGTKGILLRKGLVVAQFTISITLIIATLVVYNQMDFMRNRDLGFSKDQIMVINTNSDPARTAFKESISGLAGIKSTALSSSVPGGGNPGAYSEIENTKGEMQVANLDLYFVDFDYIPQFKIKMVAGRPFSKEFGTDTTKAMVLNEAAVRMFGYSSPQQAIGKRFRQWGREGTIVGVMKDFHYRSLQREIKPLSMRIEPNGCELISVKVSPANLPSTIAAIEKKWNAMIPGRPFSYYFLDEFFDRQYRSEEQFGKLFLNFAILAIFISCLGLLGLASYSTIQRTREIGIRKVLGANVSAIVRLLSIDFLRLVVTAFVISSPLAWLLMHQWLKDFAYKIDISWVVFAVAGSSAVLIALATISFQALKAAVANPVKSLRTE, encoded by the coding sequence ATGATCAGAAATTACTTAAAAATCGCATTCAGAAACCTTTGGCGGCACAAGGGGTTCTCATTCATTAACATCCTTGGTCTGGCAGTAGGAATGACAGCCTTCTTTCTGATCTTTTTGTATGTTAGTATGGAACTGAGCTATGACAATTTCCATAAAAAAGCCGACAGAATTTACAGGATTATATCCGATATTAAAACTCCGACAGAGATCTTGAAAGCAAGCGGACCTTCGTGGGCTGTCCCCCCGCATCTAAAGCTTGACTTTCCGGAAATCGAGTCATTCGTCAGAATATCGAATGCCAGTCTTCTGGTAAGGAAGGATAATATCAAGTTTCAGGAAGACAATTCGCTATTTGCCGACTCGGCGTTCTTTCAGGTCTTTGACTTCAAACTGATAAAGGGAGACGGCAGGACTGCTTTATCCAATCAGCTAAGCATTGTATTAACCGAAACTACTGCGCGGAAATATTTTGGCAATAGTGATCCGCTTGGGCAAACGTTACTGCTCACTGGAGACGCTCATCCGGCGAAAGTAACAGGAGTAATGAAAGACATTCCTGAAAATTCGCAAATAAAGGCTGACATGCTGGTGTCGATGAGTACACTGACAGAGAATTTTAACCGGGGGCTTGATGATCAATGGGGAAATTACGGAGCATCGGCATACATTCTGTTGAAGCCGGGCACAGATGCAAAGGCTCTTGAAAGGAAGTTTCCGGCATTTATGGAGAGACGCAACGGAAAAGAAGCCAGGGAAAACAAGATGTCGGCAACACTATTCCTTGAACCATTACCAGATGTTTACCTTCGCTCAACACGCAACGGCAGCAAGACGGGTAACATAACGAACGTTTATATCTTCTCTATTATCGGGATTTTTATACTGCTTATTGCCTGCATTAACTTTATCAATCTCAGTACTGCCCGTTCTGTTGAAAGAGCAAAGGAGGTGGGTATCCGGAAAGTGGTTGGAGCGGCAAAAACACAGCTTTCAAGACAATTTATCGGTGAATCTCTCATTGTGTGCCTTATTGCTTTTGTTATTTCTGTGTTACTATCTGCAACCTTGCGGCCGCTGTTCAATCAGCTTGCAGGAAAAACCGTCAGCGAAGGGATCTTTGGAAGCGGTTCTCAGCTGCTGATACTGTTCTTGTGTTCCATCGTTATGGGTTTGCTGGCGGGAATTTACCCGGCACTGGTATTAGCCTCCTTCAGGCCGGTGTCGGTATTGAAGGGACGATTTGCCTCCGGCACTAAAGGTATCCTGTTAAGGAAGGGGCTTGTTGTAGCGCAGTTTACCATATCCATAACACTGATTATTGCTACTCTGGTGGTGTATAACCAGATGGACTTTATGCGAAACCGCGACCTCGGGTTTAGCAAGGATCAGATCATGGTCATCAACACCAACAGCGACCCTGCCAGAACAGCTTTTAAGGAGTCGATTTCCGGGCTGGCCGGCATTAAGTCGACTGCACTTTCATCCAGCGTACCGGGAGGAGGAAATCCGGGTGCATACTCTGAAATTGAGAACACCAAGGGCGAAATGCAGGTTGCTAATTTGGATCTCTACTTTGTCGATTTTGATTATATCCCCCAGTTCAAAATAAAGATGGTAGCAGGCAGGCCCTTTTCAAAGGAGTTCGGAACGGACACCACGAAAGCGATGGTCCTGAATGAAGCGGCGGTGAGAATGTTTGGCTACAGCTCTCCGCAGCAGGCCATCGGAAAGCGCTTCAGGCAATGGGGCCGTGAAGGAACCATCGTCGGGGTGATGAAAGATTTTCATTACCGTTCGCTGCAACGGGAAATAAAGCCGCTGTCTATGAGGATAGAACCTAACGGCTGCGAGCTTATCTCCGTAAAAGTTTCGCCAGCTAATCTTCCGTCAACAATTGCAGCTATTGAAAAGAAATGGAACGCGATGATCCCAGGGCGGCCGTTCAGTTACTATTTCCTGGATGAGTTCTTCGACCGGCAGTACCGCAGCGAAGAACAGTTCGGAAAGTTATTCCTGAACTTCGCCATTCTCGCCATATTCATTTCCTGCCTTGGCTTACTTGGTCTTGCGTCGTACAGCACGATTCAACGGACGAGGGAGATTGGGATCAGAAAAGTTTTAGGCGCCAACGTTTCAGCTATAGTAAGGTTATTGAGCATCGACTTTTTACGTCTGGTGGTCACGGCATTTGTGATATCCTCTCCGCTGGCCTGGCTGCTGATGCACCAGTGGCTAAAAGATTTTGCATATAAAATAGATATCTCCTGGGTAGTATTTGCCGTAGCAGGCAGCAGCGCCGTTTTAATCGCACTGGCGACCATTAGTTTTCAGGCGTTGAAAGCGGCGGTTGCGAATCCAGTGAAGAGTTTGAGGACTGAGTAA
- a CDS encoding ABC transporter permease: protein MNYFRTAWRNLLANKTYSLINITGLSVSLAACILLLLWVQDELSFDGFHKKADRIYKASAMFSKEGKTDIWTTPAPLATKGKQEVPEIADACRVTGLWEINKLQYKDKKYFDLRCGLADRSFFTMFSFTLLEGNAKNPFPDNQSVVISESTAKKFFGEESPIGKIIQGNDRERFQVTGIMKDIPANSSIRFDLIVPFTILEREYDGKGYWKSLDENWGNYNYDTYFLLKENTNAAAAAKKLTGIHQKAQPGNFTRNLNYVLQPLERVHLYSADGKDQDMATVRIFFIIAMVILLIACITYVNLITARAIRRAKEISLRKIVGAGKVQLFLQFMSESLLLFLISMVTATILIFLIMPLYNSIAGKHMTFVLFSAEVWLTYLFTLVATLMLAGIYPAITLTAFKPIEALRGKLSGFGKNVTIRKILVVLQFTLSVILIISTFVIGKQLKYIREKNLGFDKENILMVNLHEIGNHYDAAKSELLSRPEILDITSSGEDIMNSYSSTGDAEWDGKTAAHETFMINQNPVERNFLKVMNLRLVAGSGFTGTRADSSNFILNETAVKAMGISDPVGKRFKFHDQNGTIAGVVKDFHFQNLHNTIKPVILYYNPTWKNIMYVKTSAMNTSKAISALKKVWTQYNGDLPFKYKFLDDTFNEMYRADIRIGMLFNSFAIITILISCLGLFGLITFTAESRVKEIGIRKTLGAGISHIVGMLSKDFLILVLISCAISFPAAWWALNKLLQQYAYRTALSWEIFAIAGVLTLLIAMLTISFKAVKAALANPVKSLRTE from the coding sequence ATGAATTATTTCAGAACCGCCTGGCGCAATCTTCTTGCGAACAAAACATATTCCCTGATTAATATAACAGGGTTGTCTGTAAGCCTGGCCGCCTGCATTTTACTGCTTTTATGGGTTCAGGATGAGCTGAGTTTCGATGGGTTTCATAAAAAAGCTGACCGGATCTATAAGGCATCGGCGATGTTCAGTAAGGAAGGAAAAACTGACATTTGGACTACCCCCGCTCCCCTCGCCACCAAAGGGAAACAAGAGGTTCCGGAAATTGCCGACGCCTGCCGCGTGACGGGCTTATGGGAGATTAATAAATTGCAGTATAAGGACAAGAAGTATTTTGACCTTCGATGCGGATTGGCAGACCGGTCTTTCTTTACGATGTTCAGCTTTACCCTGCTTGAGGGCAATGCTAAAAACCCTTTTCCCGACAATCAGTCTGTGGTAATATCGGAGAGCACGGCAAAGAAGTTTTTTGGCGAAGAAAGCCCAATAGGCAAGATAATTCAGGGCAACGACAGAGAACGATTTCAGGTAACCGGCATAATGAAAGATATTCCGGCAAACTCCTCTATCAGGTTCGATCTTATCGTACCTTTCACCATTCTCGAACGTGAATATGATGGCAAAGGATACTGGAAAAGTCTTGATGAAAACTGGGGCAATTACAATTACGACACCTACTTTTTGCTGAAAGAAAATACGAACGCGGCGGCAGCAGCAAAGAAATTAACCGGCATCCATCAGAAAGCTCAGCCGGGAAACTTTACGAGGAACCTGAATTATGTCCTGCAGCCGTTAGAAAGAGTCCATTTGTACAGTGCCGACGGGAAAGACCAGGATATGGCTACTGTGAGGATCTTTTTCATTATTGCAATGGTAATACTCCTCATAGCCTGTATTACTTATGTCAATCTTATTACCGCAAGAGCAATAAGAAGAGCGAAAGAGATTAGTTTACGTAAAATAGTGGGTGCTGGGAAGGTGCAGTTGTTCCTTCAGTTCATGAGCGAATCGCTTCTCCTCTTTCTAATCTCTATGGTTACCGCCACCATACTGATCTTTCTGATCATGCCCTTATACAATAGCATAGCCGGTAAGCACATGACTTTTGTGTTGTTCAGCGCTGAAGTTTGGCTGACTTATCTGTTTACCCTGGTTGCCACGCTGATGCTCGCCGGCATCTATCCTGCGATCACCCTTACCGCATTCAAACCTATCGAAGCGCTACGGGGCAAACTTTCGGGTTTCGGAAAAAATGTGACGATCCGCAAGATACTCGTCGTTTTGCAGTTCACGCTTTCGGTTATATTGATTATAAGTACGTTTGTTATCGGCAAGCAGCTAAAGTACATACGGGAGAAAAATCTTGGTTTCGACAAAGAAAACATCCTGATGGTGAACCTGCATGAAATCGGCAACCATTATGATGCGGCGAAGTCCGAGCTTCTTAGCCGGCCGGAAATCCTAGACATTACATCTTCGGGTGAGGATATTATGAATAGTTACAGTTCGACAGGCGATGCTGAATGGGATGGTAAGACGGCTGCCCATGAAACCTTCATGATCAATCAAAACCCTGTTGAGAGAAACTTCCTGAAGGTAATGAATCTAAGGCTGGTAGCCGGATCTGGCTTTACAGGGACACGCGCTGACAGCTCTAATTTTATATTGAATGAGACAGCTGTAAAAGCAATGGGAATAAGTGATCCGGTTGGAAAACGGTTTAAGTTTCATGATCAGAACGGAACGATCGCCGGAGTTGTAAAAGATTTCCACTTTCAGAATCTCCACAACACCATAAAACCGGTAATACTTTACTACAACCCGACCTGGAAGAATATCATGTATGTAAAAACATCGGCCATGAATACATCCAAAGCCATATCGGCTCTGAAAAAGGTTTGGACGCAATACAATGGCGACCTCCCCTTTAAGTATAAGTTCCTCGACGACACTTTTAACGAGATGTACCGGGCGGATATCCGTATCGGAATGTTGTTCAATAGTTTTGCCATTATCACTATTTTAATATCATGCCTTGGATTATTTGGCCTGATCACCTTCACTGCCGAAAGCAGGGTTAAGGAGATTGGCATCAGGAAAACCCTGGGCGCGGGCATCAGTCATATAGTGGGAATGCTGTCTAAAGACTTCCTGATCCTTGTACTGATATCATGTGCCATTTCCTTTCCGGCTGCATGGTGGGCATTGAATAAGCTTCTGCAACAATACGCTTACCGCACCGCCCTAAGCTGGGAAATTTTTGCAATAGCCGGAGTTCTTACTCTGTTGATTGCTATGCTAACAATCAGTTTTAAGGCGGTTAAAGCTGCGCTCGCAAATCCTGTCAAGAGCCTGAGAACGGAGTAA
- a CDS encoding ABC transporter ATP-binding protein: MIKITNLEKFYRTEEVETIALNGVSIDVAKGEFVSIMGPSGCGKSTLLNILGLLDDPDGGSYLFNDIEVAKFNERKRSDLRKHNIGFVFQSFNLIDELTVYENVELPLIYTKTPAAERKRKVEAVLDKVQIMHRRNHFPQQLSGGQQQRVAVARAVVNNPKLILADEPTGNLDSSNGNEVMQLLTDLNEQGTTIVMVTHSEHDSRYSHRIIRMLDGQVVTENIMV, from the coding sequence ATGATTAAAATAACGAACCTTGAAAAATTCTACCGCACAGAAGAGGTAGAAACGATAGCCCTTAACGGAGTGTCTATTGACGTTGCAAAGGGAGAATTCGTATCAATTATGGGACCTTCCGGCTGTGGAAAGTCCACGCTTCTGAATATCCTTGGGTTGCTGGATGACCCTGACGGAGGCAGCTATCTGTTTAATGATATTGAGGTTGCCAAATTCAATGAACGTAAGCGATCTGACCTGCGGAAACATAATATCGGGTTTGTATTTCAGAGTTTCAACCTGATCGATGAACTTACGGTTTATGAAAACGTAGAGCTTCCTTTGATCTATACCAAAACGCCTGCCGCCGAGCGGAAACGTAAGGTAGAAGCCGTGCTTGACAAAGTGCAGATCATGCACCGGCGAAACCACTTCCCCCAGCAGTTGTCGGGCGGTCAGCAGCAGCGTGTGGCCGTAGCCAGGGCTGTAGTGAACAACCCGAAACTCATTCTTGCGGATGAGCCTACTGGAAACCTCGACTCATCAAACGGGAACGAGGTAATGCAGCTGCTCACCGATCTGAATGAACAGGGAACCACTATTGTGATGGTGACACATTCTGAGCACGATTCCCGATATAGCCATCGCATCATCCGTATGCTGGACGGGCAGGTAGTAACAGAGAATATTATGGTGTAA